TTGATTATATACGGTTTTGATTGAATGGTTAATATGTCATGTTCAAAGTTTTTAAACTGTGAGAATACAATGGTGAGATTTGTAAAACAAAAATCAAACTGAAACTCTAAATTGATAATGTCCGTCGGTATTTACCGACATATTTCCGACGAACCCCTCAAATTCTAGGTGTTCGTCGGAAATACGTCGGTAAATACCGACGGAATACCGATGAACCCCTCAAATTCTAGGGGTTCGTCGGTATTCCGTCGGTATTTACCGATGCATTTCCGACGAAACCCTCAAATTCTAGGGTTTCGTCGGAAATGCGTCGGTAAATTCCGACGGAAAACCGACGGACATTATCAATTTAGAGTTTCAGTTTGATTTTTTTTTAACTTTGAATCAAAACCGTATATAATCAATCAATCAAAACCGTTCGATTTTAGAATCAACAAATCTAATTTATTTTTTGTAATTTAAAAGTATACAACGTTTCAAACCCATAATTTGTTTTTAGAAGAAATCTACAATGTTTAAAAGTAATTTGCATATACATTCATAAAAGAGTATCTACTCTCCATCTGAGGAATTATCTGATGATGAACATGATGAATCTGAATTGTCTTCGTCAAACTCTCCAATCTCGCCGTCCTCTTCGGTTAATTGTTGTTGTAGTGGATCAAATACTCCTTGTACTCGGCTTCTGGGATTTATTGACATGACAACGATCCAAGGATCGTTCCTTTGCCTAATCCGCGGATAACGAATATAGCAAACCTGAAAAATTATAAATTATATAAGTCGAAGTAATTATATATGATTACTTCCGATGGAAAATATATTTCAACATACATACCTGGTCAGCTTGTGAAGCAAGAATGAATGGATCGTAAAAATCCAGTCGTCGTCGCGAATGTACAGATGTAACACCGAATGCGTCAGTGCTTACTCCGCGACCAACAACGTTGTCGTACCACTCACAGTTGAAGACAATACATCTCATGCCAATCATTCCCGGGTACTGAATTTCCAAAATCTCGCGTACGTTACCGTAGTAGACATCGTCTCCGGATGACGAAGAAACCCCACAATCAATTGTTCTCCTTACAGTATTTTCCTTAAGAACTCTGAATGCATATCCTCGTGTGCAATATCTCGGATATGACTTTGCAACAAACTTTGGACCACAAACTATCTCACGTAACCAATCTTTAGGTGGGTGCCCAATAGCTAAACAATGGCTTACCTATAAAAACAAAAAAAAAATGTTTTCGTTCATTAAAAGATAATAAGTAAAACGGTTAGTTACCACTAATTACTGATTAGACACTTACATAATCAGAAAGCCATGTTGCAAAGTTGTTTTGCTTGAGTTGTTCGAGTTGTTCTTCTGTCGCATCCGGGTACTTTAAGCGCATCTCTGCCAAGTAAATACTGTAAAAAACACAAAAATGTTAGATATGTTTCAAAAATATTGCAAATAATTCATATTTTTAAATCTATGTACCTCTCATATTCAAGAATGTCTTCGCAGTTTGTAAGCAAATATGTGTGCAAATGAGCATGCTCAGCCACTGTAAGTATCCGGTCCGTTGACTTTCCACTATGTCGTCCAATTTGTGTAAACATGTTTGGCACATAAACATAATAAGTTGCCCTTTCACCTCTATCATCATGCCGTGCAGGTCTTCGACTTTTTGTTCGAACTTCTGATGGAAAGTAGTATTCAGCAAAGTTTGAGGTTTCCTCATTGATGCACTGAGCCACTATTGATCCCTCCACCTTGCTTAAATTCTTGACCTTCTTCTTCAGATGAAACATAAACCGTTCGTACAAATACATCCACCTGTACTGCACGGGACCACCGAGTGCCGCTTCTCTCGCAAGATGAATAGCAAGATGCTCCATAACATCAAAAAATGATGGAGGAAATATCTTCTCGAGGTTGCATAGGATCACCGGTATTTTAACTTCCAAATTGCGGATACCATCTGATGTGAGTGATCTCGAGCATAAATCACGGAAGAAAGCACTTATCCCTACATACACGAAGAAAACAAATTCCATAAGCATATATATATATATATAAGCATTAAAAAATAATATGACAATTAATTTAACTATGTTAAATTTTAAAGTACCTGCGGTTGCTTCGTGGACATTTCGTGGCAATAGTGCGGAAAACGCAAAAGGAAGGAGGCGCTGCATCATTACATGACAATCATGGCTCTTCAAGCCAGTAAACTTCCCTTCACTTTTGTCAACACAATTACGCAAACTTGATGCATAACCGTCTGGAAATTTAACACTGTGTGTTATCCAATCAAAAAACTCTTCTTTTGCAGTTGCATCCAGTCGATATATGGGAATAGGACCTTTACCGTGCTCATCAACATGAAGTTCGGGACGAGCACAAATATCAACCAAATCCAGTCTTGACTTCAAGTTATCCTTCGTCTTGCCTTGGACATCAAGGATGGTGTTCATCAAATTGTCGAAAAAGTTCTTCTCAATATGCATGACATCTAAACAGTGCCGCAACAAATGAGTCTCCCAATAGGGCAAATCCCAGAAGATACTCTTCTTATGCCAATTATGATTTTCCCCTACACCATAAATCGGTTCATGTCCGTTTCCACCCACGTCTGGCGTTCTATCTGCACCAAAATCTCTTAATTGTTCCTTCAACTTTTTGCCACTTACTTCTTCAGGTGGACTGTCAAACACCCTCTTGTTCTTTGTAAACAATGTCTTACTCTTACGATATGGATGATCGTGTGGTAGAAATCTCCTGTGACAGTCAAACCAACACGTTTTCCGACCATTTTTTAGTTGGAAAGCATCTGTGTTGTCTTGGCAATAAGGACATGATAGCCTCCCATGCGTGGTCCATCCAGATAACATACCATATGCTGGAAAATCACTTATTGTCCACATAAGTACTGCTCGCATCTGAAAATTCTCTTTCCGCGAAACATCGTATGTATGAACACCGTGCTCCCATAATAATTGCAGCTCATATATCAATGGCTGAAGAAACACATCCAGTGATCTCTTAGGATGATCTGGCCCGGGAACGAGAATTGAGAGGAACAAAAACTCCCGTCGCATACACAAATGTGGTGGTAAGTTGTAAGGTGTCAAGATTACCGGCCACAATGAATATTGTCTTCCATGCTTTCCAAATGGACTGAAACCATCTGTGCATAATGCAAGATACACATTTCTTACCTCAGATGCAAATTCTGGATATGTTGATTGAAAATGCTTCCACGCCTCTGCATCGGAAGGATGTGTTATCTCACCATTTGTTAAGTGCTCAGCATGCCATCTCATTGGTTCTGCTGTTCGTTCAGACTGATATAACCTCTTTAATCTTTCAGTCAACGGCAAATACCACATTCGTTTGTATGGCACCGGAACTCTTCCAGTCGTATCCTGATAACGAGGTTTCCGACAGAATTTACATCTCTCCCTGTTCTCATCTGCTCTCCAGTAAATCATGCAGTTATCGATGCATACATCTATCACCTGATATGGTAAGCCAAGACCAGCGACCAATTTTTGTACCTCATAATATGAGCCAGGTGCAAGATTATCTTCAGGAAGAACATCTTTAACAAAATCTGCAATCGCATCCACACATTCTTCAGCCAAATTATAGTCAGTCTTTAGCGCCATCAATCGACTTGCGGATGATAAAGGTGAATGCCCATCTTTACATCCTTGATACAATGGCTGCTTAGCTGCATCTAACATTTCAAAAAATCTTCTGGCTTCTAGATTGGGTTGTTCTCGTTCTCCTTCCTCTTCACATGGGAAATTTTCTACATTGGGTTGTTCTTGTCTATCTCCTTCCTCTTCACCCGACGGTAAATTTTCTCCATATGCATCATATACCATCTGAACAGTCCCTATCCCAAAATCTACATCCGTGGTAGGTTCATCTAACCTATCGGCAGTTTGAGGTTCGCTACTACTACCATACTCAAATCTTTCTCCATGAAGATACCAAATCTTATAACCACGTGTAAATCCTTTCAAATATAAATGACTCCATACTTCCATTTTTTTGACACGGATATTATTCTTACAAGTAGAACATGGACATAATAAATACTTACTTGTTCTTGCTTCCGGTTGACTTTGAACCACCCCCATGAATTCTTGAATACCACGTGCGTATTCCTCCGTAAGTAAATTTGTATTTGGATCCATATGAGGTTGATCTAACCAAGAACGGAAATTATAAGGAGTACCCATAATTTATATTGTTTTGTTGTGATTTCAATGAATGAAGGAGAGGTCGTATTTATAATGAATTGGAAATCTTTCCGACGGAAAATATTCGTCGGTATTCCGTCGGGAATCATAACGGCTAAATTAACGTCCTAAACCCGTCGGCGTTCCGTCGGTAATTTAAACGGATACTAACGGCTACATAATCCGTCGGTATTTCGTCGGGAAGTGCAACGGCTGCAAATTCGTCGGTTTTCAGTCGGGAAGTATAACGGCTGTTCAATCCGTCGGTATTCCGTCGGAAAAACCGACGGAATTATGACCGAATTCTTTCATGGTCGGTATGCCGTCGGTATTTCGTCGGTAAGTGTCAATTTTTTGCAACGGTCATATATTTGTCAGTTTTTTGTCGGTTTTCTGTCGGGATCGTATGACGAAATACCGACGAATGTATTCTGTCAGGATTTTCCGACGCAGTTCCGACGAATTTACCGAAATATATTTCCGACAAGTTTTCGTCGGAATTCCGTTGGAAAATCCTGACAGATTTTTTTCGGTCGGTTTTTCCGTCAGTATTGTCCGTGTTTTCTTGTAGTGTGAATATCATAGGAACCTCTGGGTACAATTTTCCAAACAATTGAAAATCTCAAGAAAGAGTTTGAGATTAAAGATCATGGAAAACAAAGTTTTGTTTGGGACTACAGCTTGATTACATTAACAATGAAATCCTTGTGCATCAAATAGTATATACAGAAAAGGATATTCAAGGGATTTAATGTGGACCAGTCTCACCCATTATCTAGTACATGGGCGTGAGATCACTTGTTTTAGACACTGATCTGTTTGGTCCACAAGAAAGACATGGTCGTGAATATCCCTGACTTGGACACGGATCCTTTGGTCCCAAGAAGGACAAGAAATATGTCTTTGGTCCGGTAAAGTCCATTACCCAAGTACCATTGGCGCCTTGATGTAATAGACAAGCCATACTGGGCCAGACATGTGTTCTTGCCGAGAATCTCCTATATGTTTAGCTCATGTTCGACCATAAGGCACTAAAGATATACACATCCCTAAACTTAAATACTATTGGCGCCTTGCCTTGATATTGAGACCATTAGTCATTGGTATCCATGAAGCTCAACCATCAGGTTGGGATGCGCCAACTTGAAGGACATATACGAAGATTGGGATACGTAGACTGAAAGATTTTCAGTGATGTTCAGAACAGGGAGAGTAATGCGTGTTGTACTCTTTTTCCTTAACCATGGTTTTGTCCCACTGGGTTTTCCTGGTAAGGTTTTAATGAGGCAACATCCAAAGCGTATTACGAACTCTGTATGGTTATGACATCCAAGGGGGAGTTTTATAAACCATATGATGGATGTCCATAACCGGCCCGGTCTATAACCGGCCCGGTCTATAACCGGCCCAATACCAAGAGAGAGAGAGAGAGAGACGGCCCAACCCTAGAGAGAGAGAGAGGCGGCCGCATGAAGAGGAGAGAGAGACGGCTTAGGCTTTAAAGAAAATGAAACCCTATTTTCTTTTCCTTGTATTTATACACTTTCCATATTTATGTCTTTCCTTTTATCTCTTTGTAACTCTAATATATAAGGACACCTTATGATTGAGTAATAATATACACAACTTACAGATTCCTAAACCTTAAGTTCATAACAATTATAAGTATTTGGTAAAGATTTATTTTAAGGCGTGAATAAATCTACTAAATTAAATACACGAACTCTGAATACACTGCTAGAGAGAAAACTAAAAAAAAAACTGATATTTTTTTTCATGGTTACGAGTGATTCGATCGTGGTTAAGGATGAAGAATTTATGGAAGGAACACTTAAATTCAGCAGAGCCTTTTTTTTTCCGATGTGCTGGTTCTTTTCCAGCGAGAGAGATGCTTGCGGATGGCATGGGCATGTTCGTTTCTACATCCGGATGAGCCATCTGGATGGAGATGAGAGTTTTGTTTGTTTAGACACTAAAAATGTAACTCATTTGGATGGATCATCCGGATGACTTTAGAAAATTTAGGCTTAATTTTAAAGTCCATTCAGCTGATCCAATTTGGATTATTTGGATGGAGATGGTTCATTCAATTTGGTATAATGTCTATTATGCCTCTGATGTAATTCACAAATTACAAACATAAACATAATATCATTTTGTCACACACGAAAACTGAGAAAACCACAAAAACGCATTTTTCCGCGAAAACCTATAATCAAAATTTTCACGCCAAAACCCTAAAAATGTATTTCCGCACAAAATTGCAAAAACGTGTTTTTCCGTAAAAACGTGTTTTTCCGCAAAAACGTGTTTTCACGTCAAAACCGCAAAACGCGTTTTCACGCCAAAACCACAAAACGTGTTTTCTCGCCAAAACCGAAAATTGTATTTTCCAGCAAAAACCGAAAAACGTGTTTCCCGCCAAAACAAAAATCTCGTTTTCCTGCCAAAATCCAAAAATCTCATTTTCCGCCAAAACCGCAAAAATGCATTTTCTCGCCAAAACCAAAAAATCTCGTTTTCCCGCCAAAATCGAAAAAATCTCGTTTTCCCGTCAAAATCGAAAAATCTCGTTTTCCGTCATAACCGAAAATTTTCATTTTCCGCCAAAACCGAAGTTATAGTCGGTTTATTTTTAATACTCTTTTAGTTTGAAACTCTAATGTTTTTTTTTC
The DNA window shown above is from Brassica oleracea var. oleracea cultivar TO1000 chromosome C3, BOL, whole genome shotgun sequence and carries:
- the LOC106328917 gene encoding uncharacterized protein LOC106328917, with protein sequence MGTPYNFRSWLDQPHMDPNTNLLTEEYARGIQEFMGVVQSQPEARTSKYLLCPCSTCKNNIRVKKMEVWSHLYLKGFTRGYKIWYLHGERFEYGSSSEPQTADRLDEPTTDVDFGIGTVQMVYDAYGENLPSGEEEGDRQEQPNVENFPCEEEGEREQPNLEARRFFEMLDAAKQPLYQGCKDGHSPLSSASRLMALKTDYNLAEECVDAIADFVKDVLPEDNLAPGSYYEVQKLVAGLGLPYQVIDVCIDNCMIYWRADENRERCKFCRKPRYQDTTGRVPVPYKRMWYLPLTERLKRLYQSERTAEPMRWHAEHLTNGEITHPSDAEAWKHFQSTYPEFASEVRNVYLALCTDGFSPFGKHGRQYSLWPVILTPYNLPPHLCMRREFLFLSILVPGPDHPKRSLDVFLQPLIYELQLLWEHGVHTYDVSRKENFQMRAVLMWTISDFPAYGMLSGWTTHGRLSCPYCQDNTDAFQLKNGRKTCWFDCHRRFLPHDHPYRKSKTLFTKNKRVFDSPPEEVSGKKLKEQLRDFGADRTPDVGGNGHEPIYGVGENHNWHKKSIFWDLPYWETHLLRHCLDVMHIEKNFFDNLMNTILDVQGKTKDNLKSRLDLVDICARPELHVDEHGKGPIPIYRLDATAKEEFFDWITHSVKFPDGYASSLRNCVDKSEGKFTGLKSHDCHVMMQRLLPFAFSALLPRNVHEATAGISAFFRDLCSRSLTSDGIRNLEVKIPVILCNLEKIFPPSFFDVMEHLAIHLAREAALGGPVQYRWMYLYERFMFHLKKKVKNLSKVEGSIVAQCINEETSNFAEYYFPSEVRTKSRRPARHDDRGERATYYVYVPNMFTQIGRHSGKSTDRILTVAEHAHLHTYLLTNCEDILEYESIYLAEMRLKYPDATEEQLEQLKQNNFATWLSDYVSHCLAIGHPPKDWLREIVCGPKFVAKSYPRYCTRGYAFRVLKENTVRRTIDCGVSSSSGDDVYYGNVREILEIQYPGMIGMRCIVFNCEWYDNVVGRGVSTDAFGVTSVHSRRRLDFYDPFILASQADQVCYIRYPRIRQRNDPWIVVMSINPRSRVQGVFDPLQQQLTEEDGEIGEFDEDNSDSSCSSSDNSSDGE